The genomic segment GAAGATGTTTCTTTTCAGACTTCATAGGCAGCATTCTCCTTGATCAGTTCAGATATCTGATCACGCAGCGAAACAGCCTCGGCTTCATTCAGTGCAGGAATCCCGTGCGTATCAGCCGCTGTTGTAATCGAAACAGCGGTCAGACCGTGTTTGCGCAACAACGGTCCCTGTTCGGTTTCAACATTCTGCACGCGGGATAAGGGGATCACGGTCTGACTGATGATGAAAACGCCCTCCTGAATCAAAAGATCCTGCTGCCGGATGGCATAGAAATATGTACGGTAACGGATCGGCGGAACCACATAGACAAAGATGATCAGATGCAGCAGGGTCAGCAGGACAAGTCCACCGCTGATGAAATGAATAAAATAAGGCCAGTGGAAGAAGAACGTGGCGAAAATCAGTCCGGCAATAAGCACCCAGAAAATAAGATTGGTGATTCCGGCGCGCTGGCGCCAGATATGGATGACTTTACGATCGAGATGTTTTATTCTCAATGTCTGTCTCATTCCCTTTTTCTAGAAATGCTTAGGTCATTATACCATGAGGGACGGGCAGGGAGAAAGCAAAAAAATTCCCCGGCCGGTGATTGCGGCGGCGGAGTCGAGAGTTGCATGATGGACCCGGAGAAGAGCTGAATATCTATTTCTGACTTTCGTGATGACTTACATGCCTGCCATCTTCTTCTCCTTTGTCACGGGTGTATTCCAGAATATCTCCGGGCTGACAGTCTAATGCCTCACAAATGCCCTCTAAAGTAGAGAAGCGGATGGCTTTTGCTCTTCCATTTTTCAATATGGAAAGATTAGCCATGGTGACCCCGACTCTTTCTGAAAGTTCTGTAACACTCATTTTTCTTTTAGCCAGCATGACATCAATATGAATGATAATCGCCATGTGGTTCACCTCAGACCGTTAAATCGATTTCATTTTTCATATCTATGGCACTCTTTAAAAGCTTCTGCAGGACGGCAGCAAAGACCGAAACCACCAGGCAGCCGAAAATGATGCCCGTGCCGATGAGGATCATGCCCGGTGCGTCGTCTGCTTCGGCCATGAGATAAATGAGCGGCATAAATAACACATATAAGCCGCCGATGATCAGGGCACAGTATTTAATATGTTTGAGTGATGTAACAGACAACTGAGAAAACGCCTGATTTTTATCAATATAACGTAAAAGCTTCAGCGTCTCGTACAGGGCAGCGAAAAAAACAATTGCCGTGATATATAAGCCGATTAAAAAAGGATATTGAAAATAAGCAAAATCCGGATTCAATTCTGCAAAAAATCCGGCGATATCAGGCAACACAAAGATACACAGAGCCAGAACAGGAAGCCCCATAAAAAGGACTGAAAATCGCAAAAAAACAGTTTCCCGTCTCATATCAGGCACCTCACTTTTTTAACCCTTATATTATAATAGCTGAATTATCGTAAATCAATAAATATTTATCGTTATACATGGCTGCCGTTCCATGCTGATTGAATCGAGCTGCCGGCCCTGACTCCCACAAACAGGAGAGTGCCTGATCATTTTATTTCTTATTTCATACGCATCCTGCGCGAGGCGAATGCCGGACGCAGCAGATGGTGCGGAAAGAACACTTTAAACGTCCTGCGGCGACGAATCTGATCGATCACCAGCAGCATGGTCAGATAGCTGATGGCCATACCCACGAGATACCACAGCGTTGTCATCATTCCCGAGTGATCAATGGAGAATCCGGTGACAGCCGGGAAGACGGCCGCGCCCAGTCCGGAAAGACCGGAGATAATGGGCGTCACGAGATGGACACTGTTCGGGATGGAATAATTGGCATAGACCAGGGTGATTGAATAGATACCCGAAAGCATCAGTCCCAGTGTGGCAACAAAGATGAAACCGAAAATCAGATTTTTCATCAGGATAAAGAGAACAAGCGAGATAATGGCCCCGCAGATATTCATCAGTAGATAACGATTGTACGTCACCTTGCGGATGATTACACCGGTCAGTGCCCGGCCGATGACCATCGCGCACCAGAAAATACCGACACTTATTGAAGCGGTATAGGCAACGGCTCCGAGATAATCAATAAAAATCGAAGACATAAAGTTATTCAGACTGCCCTCAAGTCCACCGTACACAAAAACGATAAAGGCAAACAGGCCAAGGATGGCCCACTTCCGGCCGGAGGATAACGGCCGGGTGTCCGGTGCTCCGGATGCATCCTGTGGTCCGGAAGTCCCCGGATCCTGCGCGTTGTTCGAAATCTGAATGTGCGTCCAGATACCGGCCAGAATCAGGGCGAAAAGGACTGTTATAATAAAAAGATAACGCCAGATGTCAAGTGCAATAAAAAGTGAGGCCAGGACAGGCATGGTCAAAGCACCCAGTCCGAACGAGACTTCCAGATAACTCATCGCAACGGCCTGTCTGCCGGAAAAAACCTCAATAAACAGCGTAGCAACGACAATACTAATCATGGATGATCCGGCACTGTTCAAAAAGTAAAGCGTCATGAATACCGGAAGGGGCGGAAGCAGCAGGATACTGAACTGTGCTGCAGCAATAAGCAGTGTAGAAAAGATTAATAGCGGCCTGGGCGGAAAATGATTATTCAGCCAGGAGGATACCAGAACACCGGCGAGACAACCCATGGCCCCGACAAAAATCAGCTGACCGCCTACCGTGAAAGAGACATGATAGTAAGTCAGTAACTGCGGCATCACAGATCCAATAGAAATAGCAGTCAGACCAGTTAGAAAATACAGCGCACATGAAGCAATGGTGAATTGTCGCACGGTGAAACACCCCTCTCGAAAATATCAGTTCATGATGAAGAAAAACTTGCCGACTGGCAAGTTGCAGGCCGCCAGGGGATTTGTTTTTCTGATCTCAAAAACTTATCCTTAAAGTATAAAAAGAAGACATGCTGTGTCTCGTCTCTTTTCACAGCTAGAATATTGTAACAGGATTGCGCGGGTGATAAAAGGGGATTGCACCAATTTTTTTAAGAAAAATTCAGATGCCGGAAAACCCGGTATCAAAGGGAAAAATGGGATGCGTTTTCAAATATTCGGGCACATATAGCATCCGGTCAGATGGATTGATATAATGAAGGAAAACAGTATTTCAGGAGGCTTCAGAACATGGGGCAGCAGATCACTTTTCAGAAGGCGGATCAGCTGAAAGTCAAGCCTGAACCGGACAATCTTGGATTCGGGCAGTATTTTACAGATTATATGTTTGAAATGGATTATGCGGCGGACAAAGGCTGGTATAATCCGCGGATTGTGCCGTACGGACCGGTTAAACTGGATCCGGCAGCCACTATTTTCCACTACGGACAGGAAGTGTTTGAAGGGCTGAAGGCGTACAGAGCGGAGGACGGCCGGGTCTTTCTTTTCCGGCCGGACAGGAACATGAAGCGGATGAATCAATCCTGCGCGCGGCTCGATATACCCGAGATTGACGAAAAATTTGTGATTCAGGCGATCAAAAAACTCGTTGCCCTTGAAGCTGACTGGATTCCGGTTAAACCCGGACAATCGTTGTACATCCGGCCGTTTATTATCGGTACAGAACCCTTCCTGGGTGTCCATCCCTCGGGCACCTACAAATTATTCATCATCCTTTCTCCTGTTGGTTCCTACTTTAACCATTCCATTGATCCCGTCAGAATATACGTAGAAGATGAATATGTACGTGCTGTCAGAGGCGGCGTAGGGTTTGCCAAAACCAGCGGGAATTACGCGGCCAGTCTTAAGGCACAGTCAAAAGCTGAAGAACTGGGCTTTGACCAGGTTCTGTGGCTGGATGGCGTAGAACATAAATATATTGAAGAAGTCGGCAGTATGAATATCTTTTTCAGAATAGGCGGAGAAGTATGGACGCCTGAATTAAATGGCAGCATTCTCCCGGGCGTGACCCGTGACTCGGTCCTCCGGCTGTTAAAGGAATGGGATATCCCTGTCAGAGAGCGGAAAATTTCAGTAAAGAAACTGTTTAAAAAAGCGGAGAAGCAGCAGCTGAAAGAAGTATTCGGTACAGGAACGGCTGCCGTCATCTCGCCGGTCGGATTTCTGAAATGGGAAGACCGCGTGATCAAGGTCAGTGACGGAAAGACCGGAAAACTGTCGAAAAAGTTATATGATGCCCTTACCGGCATCCAGACCGGCCGCCTCAAGGATAAGTTCGGATGGACTCAGGAAGTGAAAATCAGAGAAGAAGAGAAAAAAGAGCCAGAAGAGACTAAAGAGCCGGTTACTGAATAACCGGGGACCGGGATGAACTGTTATGTAAGACAGCTGATGTGAGAGGATGACCAGGATGGAAGAGAGAGTAAACGGGCGTGTCCGTGCCATACAGATCAGCGGGATCAGGCGCTTTTTCAACAAAGTGAAAGACTATCCCGGTGCGGTATCGCTGACGATCGGGCAGCCGGATTTCCCGACACCGGAACATGTCCGGGAGGCAGGCAAGGCGGCGATCGACCAGAATCATACCGTTTATACGGCAAATGCCGGTCTGCCGGAACTCCGTCAGGCTATTGCCGGTTACGTTGCGGAAAAATATGATCTGCATTACCATCCGGAGAATGAAATCATTACCACGGTTGGCGCGAGCGAGGCGCTTGATTTGTCCTTCCGTACCCTTCTGGAGGAGGGGGATGAAGTGATTCTGCCGGGACCGGCGTATCCGGGTTACGCTGCTCCGATTACGCTCGCAGGCGGCGTTCCGGTCTATGTCGATACACGCGGGACGGACTTTAAAATGACAGCCGAACAGATCAGGGAGAAACTGACAGAGCGTACGAAGGCCGTTGTGCTGCCTTACCCGTCCAACCCGACCGGCTGCGTGCTGACGGAGCGCGAGTTGTCAGCTATTGCCGATGTGCTGAGAGAAAGACCCGTCTTTGTCATTTCCGATGAAATATACAGTGAACTGATTTATGGTCAGAAACATGTCTCCATCGCCTCATTTCCGGGAATGAAGCCTAAGACGCTGGTGATCAACGGACTGTCCAAGTCACATGCGATGACCGGATGGCGTATGGGCTATGTGCTTGCCGACCATCCGATCGCTGAACAGTTGATCAAAGTTCATCAGTATGGGATTTCCTGCATTACAAGTATTACGCAATATGCCGCGATTGAGGCACTTACTGCCGGGAAAAATGACGCGGAGCCAATGAGACAGGAGTATCAGCGCCGTCTGGACTATGTCATGGGACGGCTGAGGCAAATGGGGATGGAAGTGGTCCGTCCGTCGGGGGCTTTTTATGTTTTCCCATCCATAAAGAAATTCGGCCTGTCTTCAGAAGATTTTGCTCTGAAATTGCTGGAAGAGGAACACCTGGCGGCCGTTCCCGGGAGTGCCTTTTCATCATATGGGGAAGGCTATCTGCGCCTGTCCTATGCGTATTCGATGGATATCCTTCGTGAAGGACTGGACCGGCTGGAACGATTTGTCACGAGGTTAACAGGCTGAGTGAAGGGTACGGACATTTGCATGCAGACAGACGATGGCCGGGAGACAGTCTCCCGGCCATTTAGGGTTCAATCGTTAATGTATGACCTGTCTTTGGAAATTTAGGCCCCCGTATTTTCAGAATACCATTGGTAAATGAGGCATGCGTCCGGGTTTTATCAATGGTGTAAGGTAAATGGATCATACGTTCAGTATGGCTGAACTGCCTTTCGAATGCATACGTGCTCTTTTCTTTATGGCGGGCCTCCATCTCAACATCATCCCGGACGATCAGCCGGATGCGGCTTCCATGCAGCTCGATATGAATGTTTTCACGTTTTACGCCGGGCAGCTCCGCTTCCACAATCCAGTCGTCCGGCGTATCGTACAGTCGTACCGGGAATCCGGCCTGAAAGAGCGTATGGTTCTCAAAAAATTCATCAATTGATTTCAGAACACCGCCAAAAGGATTCCGCTGGAAAAAGGATTCGAGTTCTTCCATCGGACGTTTTTTTATCGGATGCTTTTCTTTATGTGATTCTTCCTCCATGGATTTCCCTCCCTTGTTCACTCTATGCCTTCAGTATATGTAAAGTGATGCGTTCGGACCGGGCGGATGACTCAGCCCGTACATGTCCTTCAGAGGCCCAGGGTAACCTAAAAAGAAAACCTGCCTTTTTTCCGCAAAAACACCCTGCGTTTAAAGGATGAGAAACCCTGAGGTGACCAGGAATGAAGAAAACAGCACTGCTGATTATCGATATGATCAATCCGCTCCAGTTTCAGGCGGGTCCTCTTTTACTTGAGGGCATGTGTCGTATTACGCCGCAGATTGCCTCATTAAAACGAAGAGCCAGAGCAGCGGGACTGCCTGTTATCTATATCAATGACAATGAGGGCAGGTGGCAGTCAGAAAAAAGTCACCTTATTCAACGTGCACAGGATGGGGCGGCCTGGAATCTGGTGCAGCAAATCTTACCGGATCCGGAAGATTTCTTCATTATCAAACCCAGACACTCCGGCTTTTATGCAACGCCTCTTCAGGCACTGCTGACTGAACTTGGCACGCGCACGCTGATCCTCACCGGTGTTGCCGGAAATATCTGTGTGCTGTTCACGGCTAATGACGCCTATATGCGCGGTTACCAGTTGTTTATTCCGGCCGATTGCTGCGCGTCAAACGTTCAGGAGGACAATGATTTTGCACTGAAGATGATGAAAAATGTCCTGAAAGCCGATATTCGCGGACAGGCGCAAATAGATCCGGCTGACCTCTTATCGAAAAATCCGGTGACATAGCTAGTTAAGTGCCCCGGATCGCCGGTCAAGTTATGTTATGATAAAACTGCATAACAGGACCTGAGAGGTGAGAACGGATGGATGCGGCGCTTAATGTGCTGAAACGGTACTTTGGATACGACAGTTTCCGTAAAGGACAGGAAAAAATCATTTCAGATCTGCTGGCGGGCAGGGACACCGTTGCCATCATGCCGACCGGCGGCGGAAAGTCGGTCTGCTACCAGATTCCGGCCATGCTGATGCCCGGAGCAGTCCTGGTCATCTCGCCGTTGATTTCACTGATGAAGGATCAGGTGGACGCTTTAAAGGATATCGGCATTCCGGCGGGCTTTATCAACAGTTCACTGTCCCACAGCGAGACAGACGAGAGAATGGCAGCGGCAGCGGCGGGACGATACAAGCTGCTCTATATTGCGCCGGAGCGTCTGGAGCAGCCTGTATTTGTCCGAATGCTCAAGCGAATGAACCTGTCCCTTGTTGCCGTTGATGAGGCCCACTGCATCTCGCAATGGGGGCATGACTTTCGCCCGAGTTACCGCAGAATTGCCGATCTGCTGGACGGACTTCAGCCGAAGCCGGTCGTTGCCGCTCTGACCGCCACAGCGACGCCGGAAGTCACGGCCGACATCTGCCACCTGCTGCATATTCCCGAAAGTCAGGTTGTTGCGACAGGGTTTGCCCGTGACAATCTTTTGTTCAGGGTGGTCCGCGGTCAGAACCGGGATGCTTTTTTAATGGACTATCTGCGTAAGAATTCGGGTCAGCCCGGCATCATTTATGCGGCAACACGCCGGGAAGTGGACAGGCTGTATGGACAGCTGCACAGGCGTGGTGTAGCAGCAGGAAGGTATCACGCCGGACTTTCCGAGAAGACGCGGGCAGAAAACCAGGAGCGTTTTTTGTATGATGATATCAGCGTTCTGGTTGCGACAAACGCTTTTGGGATGGGTGTGAATAAAAGTAACGTCCGTTATATCATCCACTATAACATGCCACGCAATATTGAAGCCTATTATCAGGAGGCCGGCCGCGCCGGGCGTGATGACGAGAAAAGCGACTGCATCCTGCTCTTTTCCCCACAGGACATCCGCCTGCAGCGCTTTTTCATTGAACAGTCGGATATGGATGATGTCCTGAAAGCCAAAGAGTTCCGTAAACTGGATCAGATGATCGGCTACTGCCATGCTGAATCCTGTCTTCAGGCTTATATCCTTCGCTATTTCGGAGAAAAGAATCCGGCGCCCTGTCACCATTGCGGGAATTGTCTCGATACACGCGAGAAGGCTGATGTGACGGTGACAGCACAAAAGGTGCTTTCCTGCGTGAAAAGGATGCGCGAACGCTATGGAAAAACGATGGTCGCCAAAGTCCTTGCCGGCGCTTCCGATCAGAAGCTGACCCGGTTCCGGCTCGACCGGCTGCCAACTTATGGCCTCATGAAAGATCAGACGCAGAGACAGATCAGTGATTTCATCGATTATCTGACGGGTGAGCAGTATCTCGCTTTGCGGGGCGGGGCTTACCCGACGCTTTGTCTTACGCCGCGCGCGGTACCCGTCCTGAAAGGCGAAAGAAAGGTGTATAAGAAAGCTCGGGTTCGCGCCGAACAGCTTGTGGTCGATGATGCCCTGTTTGATCAGCTGAAACAGGTTCGTAAGAGGCTCGCCGGGAAAGAATACGTCCCTCCCTACATCATCTTCTCCGATCAGTCACTGCGTGAAATGAGTGCCCGCCTTCCGGCAACAGATCATGACTTTTTGATGATCAGGGGCGTCGGCCAGCAGAAGCTGGAGAAGTATGGACGCATATTTATGGAAGCCATTGCGAATTTTGAAGCGAAAACGGCCACTCCGGCGAAAAAAGGGATCTGAGGGGTGCCGTTTCATTTTTTGCTTGAAAATATTTTTCTGAAACGTTAAAATGAAGCCTGTTGACATTTTTGTCTGTACGCCTCACGTGTCATGTGAGGTAGAGGTTGCGGTATTTATGAGTAGTGCTTCAGAGGTGGCAGGACACTGATGAAGAAGCGCGAAAGGAAATACCGCCGAAGTTTGCCCGGCTCCTTTTCCGGGCGAACTGGGTCCGGTTCCGAACAGGGCCGGAACTGTCACACGCCCAATGCACGTGTGATGAGCTATCAGCAGATGACATGGACGGAA from the Sporolactobacillus sp. Y61 genome contains:
- a CDS encoding PH domain-containing protein; its protein translation is MRIKHLDRKVIHIWRQRAGITNLIFWVLIAGLIFATFFFHWPYFIHFISGGLVLLTLLHLIIFVYVVPPIRYRTYFYAIRQQDLLIQEGVFIISQTVIPLSRVQNVETEQGPLLRKHGLTAVSITTAADTHGIPALNEAEAVSLRDQISELIKENAAYEV
- a CDS encoding helix-turn-helix transcriptional regulator, giving the protein MAIIIHIDVMLAKRKMSVTELSERVGVTMANLSILKNGRAKAIRFSTLEGICEALDCQPGDILEYTRDKGEEDGRHVSHHESQK
- a CDS encoding DUF2975 domain-containing protein, giving the protein MRRETVFLRFSVLFMGLPVLALCIFVLPDIAGFFAELNPDFAYFQYPFLIGLYITAIVFFAALYETLKLLRYIDKNQAFSQLSVTSLKHIKYCALIIGGLYVLFMPLIYLMAEADDAPGMILIGTGIIFGCLVVSVFAAVLQKLLKSAIDMKNEIDLTV
- a CDS encoding MFS transporter, with the translated sequence MRQFTIASCALYFLTGLTAISIGSVMPQLLTYYHVSFTVGGQLIFVGAMGCLAGVLVSSWLNNHFPPRPLLIFSTLLIAAAQFSILLLPPLPVFMTLYFLNSAGSSMISIVVATLFIEVFSGRQAVAMSYLEVSFGLGALTMPVLASLFIALDIWRYLFIITVLFALILAGIWTHIQISNNAQDPGTSGPQDASGAPDTRPLSSGRKWAILGLFAFIVFVYGGLEGSLNNFMSSIFIDYLGAVAYTASISVGIFWCAMVIGRALTGVIIRKVTYNRYLLMNICGAIISLVLFILMKNLIFGFIFVATLGLMLSGIYSITLVYANYSIPNSVHLVTPIISGLSGLGAAVFPAVTGFSIDHSGMMTTLWYLVGMAISYLTMLLVIDQIRRRRTFKVFFPHHLLRPAFASRRMRMK
- a CDS encoding branched-chain amino acid aminotransferase, with protein sequence MGQQITFQKADQLKVKPEPDNLGFGQYFTDYMFEMDYAADKGWYNPRIVPYGPVKLDPAATIFHYGQEVFEGLKAYRAEDGRVFLFRPDRNMKRMNQSCARLDIPEIDEKFVIQAIKKLVALEADWIPVKPGQSLYIRPFIIGTEPFLGVHPSGTYKLFIILSPVGSYFNHSIDPVRIYVEDEYVRAVRGGVGFAKTSGNYAASLKAQSKAEELGFDQVLWLDGVEHKYIEEVGSMNIFFRIGGEVWTPELNGSILPGVTRDSVLRLLKEWDIPVRERKISVKKLFKKAEKQQLKEVFGTGTAAVISPVGFLKWEDRVIKVSDGKTGKLSKKLYDALTGIQTGRLKDKFGWTQEVKIREEEKKEPEETKEPVTE
- a CDS encoding aminotransferase A, producing MEERVNGRVRAIQISGIRRFFNKVKDYPGAVSLTIGQPDFPTPEHVREAGKAAIDQNHTVYTANAGLPELRQAIAGYVAEKYDLHYHPENEIITTVGASEALDLSFRTLLEEGDEVILPGPAYPGYAAPITLAGGVPVYVDTRGTDFKMTAEQIREKLTERTKAVVLPYPSNPTGCVLTERELSAIADVLRERPVFVISDEIYSELIYGQKHVSIASFPGMKPKTLVINGLSKSHAMTGWRMGYVLADHPIAEQLIKVHQYGISCITSITQYAAIEALTAGKNDAEPMRQEYQRRLDYVMGRLRQMGMEVVRPSGAFYVFPSIKKFGLSSEDFALKLLEEEHLAAVPGSAFSSYGEGYLRLSYAYSMDILREGLDRLERFVTRLTG
- a CDS encoding Hsp20/alpha crystallin family protein, which gives rise to MEEESHKEKHPIKKRPMEELESFFQRNPFGGVLKSIDEFFENHTLFQAGFPVRLYDTPDDWIVEAELPGVKRENIHIELHGSRIRLIVRDDVEMEARHKEKSTYAFERQFSHTERMIHLPYTIDKTRTHASFTNGILKIRGPKFPKTGHTLTIEP
- a CDS encoding isochorismatase family cysteine hydrolase, with the translated sequence MKKTALLIIDMINPLQFQAGPLLLEGMCRITPQIASLKRRARAAGLPVIYINDNEGRWQSEKSHLIQRAQDGAAWNLVQQILPDPEDFFIIKPRHSGFYATPLQALLTELGTRTLILTGVAGNICVLFTANDAYMRGYQLFIPADCCASNVQEDNDFALKMMKNVLKADIRGQAQIDPADLLSKNPVT
- the recQ gene encoding DNA helicase RecQ, with the protein product MDAALNVLKRYFGYDSFRKGQEKIISDLLAGRDTVAIMPTGGGKSVCYQIPAMLMPGAVLVISPLISLMKDQVDALKDIGIPAGFINSSLSHSETDERMAAAAAGRYKLLYIAPERLEQPVFVRMLKRMNLSLVAVDEAHCISQWGHDFRPSYRRIADLLDGLQPKPVVAALTATATPEVTADICHLLHIPESQVVATGFARDNLLFRVVRGQNRDAFLMDYLRKNSGQPGIIYAATRREVDRLYGQLHRRGVAAGRYHAGLSEKTRAENQERFLYDDISVLVATNAFGMGVNKSNVRYIIHYNMPRNIEAYYQEAGRAGRDDEKSDCILLFSPQDIRLQRFFIEQSDMDDVLKAKEFRKLDQMIGYCHAESCLQAYILRYFGEKNPAPCHHCGNCLDTREKADVTVTAQKVLSCVKRMRERYGKTMVAKVLAGASDQKLTRFRLDRLPTYGLMKDQTQRQISDFIDYLTGEQYLALRGGAYPTLCLTPRAVPVLKGERKVYKKARVRAEQLVVDDALFDQLKQVRKRLAGKEYVPPYIIFSDQSLREMSARLPATDHDFLMIRGVGQQKLEKYGRIFMEAIANFEAKTATPAKKGI